A stretch of the Lactuca sativa cultivar Salinas chromosome 9, Lsat_Salinas_v11, whole genome shotgun sequence genome encodes the following:
- the LOC111903859 gene encoding uncharacterized protein LOC111903859 yields MALEDFFTSIELKNGLTSPERVNDLITAMQKDQDFIVNNLDEATRQWSTVARTIAATEDHNCLNLFIDLNGLSFIDKWLKNDANNILFEESMVEFLRALEKLQIDNQKSLDSGIGKTMQNLVNHGNSLICEKAKVLCDKWKLNQDNDVENLETMPLIVNNEEATTMDKVPTNQELTPGDTNLLVKSETVNSKTESPLEQIASSADVDNSSRKMDVIGDKDEDMVDFQSTMSLKTPNQVESPKTCSNSESEREAENEENGSHLFELSMNKKTSDLELDYGIIDPLEVARQVANEVEREVDDSRERSCSTSEGPKTPESTVPEETPPVTRSKEPTKESETQTLVSKPDITMSQVSEVAQESEFNTGKGISGGFDLNQEVCSEEVDDMNPVSISSTVSVVSASRATAASELPITPLQFEGTLGWKGSASTSAFRRVPESEKSGPHNNSSKQQRSDCLDIDLNDNVPSGEESSVEAGPTRPERPQLDLNTIGDEAADVARSDWWQSPSVSSSSSSKQPSRNIDLNLTHQPQESVISIFGTKVEVKNKDFQNLPQPSGRFMKPTVDFNIAKTHYNNQLFYNGFPPGPAMFFYGSPGGSGGPVQYMVDSRGAPVGPQIMGGSSPPLPFMVNMAAGGGSGGAPPGPTLNNFDLNTGLSIVGGKRREPDGRWDFFPVNKHQQPPWR; encoded by the coding sequence ATGGCACTAGAAGACTTCTTTACCTCAATCGAGCTAAAAAATGGACTCACATCTCCTGAAAGAGTCAATGACCTCATCACAGCAATGCAGAAAGATCAAGACTTTATAGTCAACAATCTTGATGAAGCAACCCGACAGTGGTCTACTGTAGCACGCACTATCGCAGCCACAGAGGATCACAACTGCCTTAATCTTTTTATTGATTTAAACGGATTATCTTTCATTGATAAATGGCTCAAAAATGATGCTAATAACATTCTTTTTGAAGAATCAATGGTTGAGTTCTTGAGAGCACTTGAGAAGCTGCAGATAGATAACCAGAAGTCATTGGATTCTGGAATAGGCAAAACCATGCAGAATCTTGTTAATCATGGTAATTCTTTGATTTGTGAAAAAGCTAAAGTGTTGTGTGATAAATGGAAGCTAAATCAGGACAATGATGTTGAAAATCTTGAAACAATGCCATTGATAGTAAATAATGAGGAGGCCACAACAATGGACAAAGTACCCACGAATCAGGAGTTGACACCTGGCGATACAAATCTTTTGGTAAAGTCTGAAACCGTGAATTCAAAAACAGAGAGTCCGTTAGAACAAATAGCTTCAAGTGCTGACGTGGACAATTCTTCTAGAAAGATGGATGTAATAGGTGATAAGGATGAAGACATGGTGGATTTCCAAAGTACAATGTCATTAAAGACTCCAAACCAAGTTGAAAGCCCAAAAACGTGTTCGAATTCAGAAAGTGAGAGGGAAGCTGAGAATGAAGAAAATGGTTCACATTTATTTGAATTATCAATGAACAAGAAGACATCAGATTTGGAATTAGATTATGGAATCATAGATCCGTTAGAGGTTGCTAGACAAGTTGCTAATGAAGTAGAAAGAGAAGTTGATGATTCCAGGGAACGAAGTTGTAGTACTTCCGAGGGTCCAAAAACTCCGGAATCCACAGTTCCGGAAGAAACTCCACCCGTCACACGCTCAAAAGAGCCCACGAAAGAATCCGAAACCCAAACCCTTGTTTCCAAACCTGACATCACCATGTCTCAAGTTTCCGAAGTGGCTCAGGAATCGGAATTCAACACCGGAAAGGGAATCAGTGGTGGGTTCGATCTGAATCAAGAAGTTTGTTCCGAAGAAGTTGACGATATGAATCCGGTCTCGATCTCATCGACAGTGTCCGTTGTTTCTGCTTCCAGAGCAACCGCAGCTTCGGAATTACCAATTACGCCCTTGCAGTTCGAGGGTACTCTAGGGTGGAAAGGCTCCGCTTCCACCAGTGCATTTAGACGGGTCCCGGAAAGTGAAAAATCCGGGCCCCACAACAACTCCTCAAAACAACAACGTTCGGATTGTCTCGATATCGATCTCAATGACAATGTTCCTTCTGGGGAGGAATCGTCTGTGGAGGCGGGGCCCACGAGACCGGAAAGACCGCAGTTGGATCTCAACACTATCGGTGATGAAGCTGCTGATGTGGCACGTTCGGATTGGTGGCAAAGTCCGtctgtttcttcttcttcatcgtcaAAACAACCTTCTAGAAACATCGATTTGAATTTGACACATCAGCCACAAGAATCTGTTATTTCCATTTTTGGTACGAAAGTTGAGGTGAAAAACAAAGATTTCCAGAATCTTCCGCAACCTTCCGGAAGGTTTATGAAACCAACAGTCGATTTCAATATAGCGAAAACACATTACAACAATCAGCTTTTTTATAACGGTTTTCCACCAGGGCCCGCAATGTTTTTCTACGGGTCGCCTGGTGGGTCCGGTGGGCCCGTCCAGTATATGGTTGATTCAAGAGGGGCCCCAGTGGGACCGCAAATTATGGGCGGCTCTTCGCCGCCTTTGCCTTTCATGGTGAACATGGCGGCAGGTGGTGGGTCTGGTGGTGCACCGCCAGGTCCAACACTGAATAACTTTGATCTGAACACTGGGTTGTCTATTGTTGGAGGGAAAAGGCGTGAGCCTGATGGGAGATGGGATTTTTTTCCGGTGAACAAACACCAGCAACCACCGTGGAGGTAg
- the LOC111903860 gene encoding synaptotagmin-2, with translation MGVVSTIMGAFGFGIGVPTGLVIGYYLFIYYQPTHVETPKVRPLVERDTKSLEQMLPEIPMWVKNPDHDRVDWLNKFIELMWPYLDKAICKTVKTIAEPIIKEQIPKYKIDAVEFDTLTLGNLPPTFQGMKVYSTDDKELIMEPSFKWAANPNIHVAVKAFGLRPTIQVVDLQVFASPRITLKPLVPSFPCFCQILVSLMEKPHVDFGLKLLGADLMSIPGLYRFVQELIKTQVANMYLWPKTLVVPVLDPAKAMKRPVGMLNVKVLRAMKLKKKDILGASDPYVKLKLTEDKLPSKKTVVKHKNLNPEWNEEFHLVVKDPESQALEIIVYDWEQVGKHDKMGMNVIPLKEITPEEPKVMTLELLKNMDPNDTQNEKSRGQIMIELVYKPFTDDQIPAESKDGEVIEKAPEGTPEGGGLLVVIIHQAEDLEGKHHTNPSVRMLFRGEEKRTKPVKKNRDPRWDEEFSFTLEEPPTNDRMHFEVVSTSSRMGLIHPKETLGYVDIQLGDVVSNKRINGKYNLIDSRNGKLQVELQWRTSS, from the exons ACACCAAAAGTACGACCGTTAGTTGAACGAGATACAAAGTCCCTCGAACAGATGCTTCCGGAAATACCAATGTGGGTCAAAAATCCTGACCATGACCGG GTTGATTGGCTCAACAAGTTTATCGAGCTAATGTGGCCATATCTAGACAAG GCGATTTGCAAGACTGTGAAGACTATAGCAGAACCGATCATAAAAGAGCAGATTCCAAAGTACAAAATAGACGCAGTCGAATTTGATACACTTACATTAGGCAACCTACCACCCACATTTCAAG GAATGAAAGTTTATTCTACGGATGACAAGGAGTTAATAATGGAACCATCATTTAAATGGGCTGCTAATCCCAACATTCATGTTGCTGTTAAGGCCTTCGGGTTGAGACCCACTATTCAG GTGGTGGACTTGCAAGTATTCGCTTCACCTCGTATCACCTTAAAGCCATTAGTTCCGAGCTTCCCTTGCTTCTGTCAAATTCTCGTTTCTCTCATGGAGAAG CCTCACGTTGATTTCGGACTAAAACTTCTCGGAGCCGATTTGATGTCCATCCCTGGCTTGTACAGATTCGTTCAGGAACTTATCAAAACCCAGGTCGCAAACATGTATTTGTGGCCTAAAACACTCGTCGTACCAGTACTCGATCCTGCAAA AGCGATGAAGAGGCCAGTTGGAATGCTGAATGTAAAGGTTTTGAGGGCGATGAAACTGAAAAAGAAGGATATTTTGGGTGCTTCGGACCCTTATGTAAAATTGAAGCTCACCGAAGATAAGCTTCCCTCCAAGAAAACCGTTGTCAAACACAAAAACCTTAATCCGGAATGGAATGAGGAGTTCCATTTAGTTGTGAAAGATCCGGAATCACAAGCTCTTGAGATCATCGTATATGACTGGGAACAg GTGGGGAAACATGACAAGATGGGGATGAATGTCATACCACTAAAAGAAATAACACCGGAAGAACCAAAAGTTATGACTCTTGAGCTTCTAAAAAACATGGACCCAAACGACACACAAAACGAAAAATCTCGAGGTCAAATCATGATTGAATTGGTGTATAAGCCTTTCACAGACGATCAAATCCCGGCTGAAAGTAAAGATGGAGAAGTGATCGAGAAGGCTCCAGAAGGAACCCCAGAAGGTGGAGGTTTGCTTGTTGTTATAATCCATCAAGCCGAAGATCTTGAAGGCAAACATCATACCAATCCATCTGTTCGTATGCTTTTTAGAGGAGAAGAAAAAAGAACGAAG CCTGTGAAGAAAAACCGTGATCCGAGATGGGATGAGGAGTTTTCATTTACTTTAGAAGAGCCACCAACAAACGACAGGATGCATTTTGAAGTCGTGAGTACTTCTTCAAGGATGGGTTTAATTCATCCCAAG GAAACATTGGGTTATGTGGATATACAACTTGGGGATGTGGTGAGCAACAAGagaatcaatggaaagtacaacTTAATTGATTCGAGGAATGGTAAGCTTCAAGTGGAGTTGCAATGGAGAACATCATCTTAA